In a genomic window of Thermosynechococcus sp. CL-1:
- the lpdA gene encoding dihydrolipoyl dehydrogenase, whose product MSFDYDLVIIGAGVGGHGAALHAVSVGLKTAIVEAAEMGGTCVNRGCIPSKALLAAAGRVRELRQASHWQALGIQLGRVNVDRAGVAAHAANLVQKIRSDLTNSLKRLGVDTLIGRGKVAGSQKVSISTPTGEKIVTAKDIIIATGSVPWVPPGIEVDGKTVYTSDDAIKLDWLPQWVAIIGSGYIGLEFADIYTALGSEVTMIEALDQLMPTFDPDIAKQAQRVLIAPRDIETYSGTLAKRVIPGSPVVIELADAKANEVVEVLEVDACLVATGRIPATQDIGLESVGVSTDKRGFIPVNEYLAVTKKGKPVPHLWAIGDATGKMMLAHAASAQGIAVVETIVGRPRQVDYRSIPAAAFTHPEISFVGLTEPQARELAEKEGFEVQVARTYFKGNSKALAETETDGLAKVIFRADTGELLGAHIFGLHASDLIQEAANAIRDRQTVSHLAFNVHTHPTLSEVLDEAFKRAHEMVSHR is encoded by the coding sequence TTGAGCTTTGACTACGATCTCGTCATTATCGGTGCGGGTGTGGGGGGACATGGGGCTGCCCTGCATGCCGTGAGTGTCGGTCTGAAAACGGCCATTGTTGAAGCCGCAGAAATGGGGGGCACCTGCGTCAATCGCGGCTGTATTCCCTCAAAGGCTCTCCTTGCGGCAGCCGGACGGGTACGGGAACTGCGTCAAGCCAGTCATTGGCAAGCCTTAGGGATTCAACTGGGGCGGGTGAATGTGGATCGCGCGGGTGTGGCTGCCCATGCCGCCAATTTGGTACAAAAAATCCGCAGTGATCTGACAAACAGCCTCAAGCGTCTCGGTGTGGATACGCTCATTGGTCGCGGGAAAGTGGCGGGTTCCCAAAAAGTGAGCATCAGCACCCCCACAGGGGAAAAAATTGTTACCGCCAAGGACATTATCATTGCCACGGGGTCAGTGCCTTGGGTGCCCCCCGGTATTGAAGTGGATGGCAAAACCGTCTATACCAGTGACGATGCCATTAAGCTGGATTGGTTGCCACAGTGGGTGGCGATTATTGGCAGTGGCTACATTGGCCTAGAATTTGCCGATATTTACACCGCCCTCGGCAGCGAAGTGACCATGATTGAGGCTCTGGATCAACTGATGCCCACCTTTGATCCAGATATTGCTAAACAGGCACAGCGGGTCTTGATTGCCCCTCGCGACATTGAAACCTACAGCGGTACCTTAGCCAAGCGGGTGATTCCCGGTAGTCCGGTGGTCATTGAATTGGCGGATGCCAAAGCCAACGAAGTGGTGGAGGTTCTAGAGGTGGATGCCTGCCTTGTGGCCACCGGTCGCATTCCCGCCACTCAAGATATTGGCCTAGAGAGTGTGGGCGTCAGCACCGATAAGCGTGGCTTTATCCCCGTCAATGAGTATTTGGCAGTAACGAAAAAAGGGAAACCCGTTCCCCACCTGTGGGCGATCGGTGACGCCACGGGGAAAATGATGCTTGCCCATGCCGCTTCGGCGCAGGGAATTGCTGTCGTGGAAACCATTGTTGGCCGACCACGCCAAGTGGATTATCGCAGTATTCCTGCAGCGGCGTTTACCCATCCAGAAATCAGTTTTGTTGGCCTGACGGAACCCCAAGCCCGCGAATTGGCGGAAAAAGAAGGTTTTGAAGTCCAAGTGGCACGCACCTATTTCAAGGGCAACTCAAAAGCGCTGGCGGAAACCGAAACCGATGGCCTTGCCAAGGTGATCTTCCGTGCGGATACCGGCGAGCTACTGGGGGCGCATATCTTTGGTCTCCATGCTTCGGATTTAATTCAAGAGGCCGCCAATGCCATTCGCGATCGCCAAACCGTGAGCCACTTAGCCTTTAATGTTCACACCCATCCCACCCTCTCGGAGGTGCTGGACGAAGCCTTTAAGCGTGCCCACGAGATGGTGAGCCACCGCTGA
- a CDS encoding iron-sulfur cluster assembly accessory protein, whose product MTQATQPAKGIMMTEAALKHVLELRDQHGKDLCLRVGVKGGGCSGMSYTMDFEDPANIRPDDEVFDYDGFKVVSDPKSMLYIYGLVLDYSNALIGGGFKFTNPNATQTCGCGTSFSA is encoded by the coding sequence ATGACACAGGCCACACAACCCGCCAAGGGAATCATGATGACCGAAGCTGCCCTCAAGCACGTGCTTGAACTCCGCGATCAGCACGGCAAAGACCTATGTTTGCGGGTCGGCGTCAAAGGGGGTGGCTGCTCCGGCATGTCCTACACCATGGACTTTGAAGACCCCGCCAATATCCGTCCCGATGATGAAGTCTTTGACTACGATGGCTTCAAGGTGGTCTCCGATCCCAAGAGTATGCTCTACATCTATGGCTTGGTGCTCGACTACAGCAACGCCCTCATTGGTGGCGGCTTTAAGTTTACGAATCCCAATGCCACCCAAACCTGTGGCTGTGGTACCTCATTTTCTGCCTAA
- a CDS encoding M48 family metallopeptidase, whose product MTTSQPVSDVERQFEAAIARYKEGAPPAELIPTFKEICQRAQKSSAAWTCLAWLYLLDDKPQSALKAAQKAVKLNPEDPQARINLAVAMLETGQKGVRPHIELAQTVVAAVAELRQEVIDNFADGLQRKPNWESLARVKQWVLGG is encoded by the coding sequence TTGACCACATCTCAACCGGTGAGTGACGTTGAACGTCAATTTGAGGCGGCGATCGCCCGCTACAAAGAAGGGGCACCGCCGGCGGAACTGATTCCCACCTTCAAAGAGATTTGCCAGCGTGCTCAAAAAAGTAGCGCCGCTTGGACGTGCTTAGCGTGGCTCTATCTCCTCGATGACAAGCCCCAATCTGCCCTGAAGGCTGCCCAAAAAGCGGTCAAGCTAAATCCTGAAGACCCCCAAGCCCGCATTAACCTTGCGGTAGCGATGCTAGAAACAGGCCAAAAGGGGGTTCGTCCCCACATCGAATTGGCGCAAACCGTTGTTGCTGCTGTCGCTGAGCTGCGCCAAGAGGTCATCGATAACTTTGCCGACGGCCTGCAGCGCAAACCCAATTGGGAGAGCCTTGCCCGCGTCAAACAGTGGGTATTGGGGGGATAG
- a CDS encoding YkvA family protein → MSGFYNWYRNVLRHPKYRWFIIAASLIYLLSPLDISPDLVPIVGQLDDVTVMVILASELTQLLVERIKSRRSPNLTTTVDVEAEQV, encoded by the coding sequence ATGAGCGGCTTCTACAACTGGTATCGGAATGTGTTGCGGCATCCTAAATATCGCTGGTTTATCATTGCCGCCAGCTTGATCTATTTGCTCAGTCCTCTGGATATTTCACCAGACCTAGTGCCAATCGTTGGTCAATTGGATGATGTCACGGTCATGGTGATCCTTGCCAGTGAGCTAACGCAATTGCTGGTGGAGCGGATTAAAAGCCGGCGATCGCCCAACCTCACCACGACCGTAGATGTGGAAGCAGAGCAAGTTTAG
- a CDS encoding YgcG family protein, with product MMTLRWRNRPLLLILSVVAGLMLTLAPSPIQAYVRFPDLPDTYINDLVKVLEDPQREQVRSELQAFHQRTNQQVLLVTIPSYRDYSNQHPSFEAFATDLFNHRGVGSHWRNDGVMMLVAPGDRKVRIELGSAYGSGWNPRMQTVIDRYMLPDFRRGQMAQGIMNGVRALLNELGTNQLTTSSSSVPSTYTSTAGGNIITGIFIIVGLIILIPSSIISAIVKFIFNFFFGNWPQPQDRSRPSYDDDDDRYHSYSSYDDSYSSRSDDEGGHSSGGGASGSW from the coding sequence ATGATGACTTTGCGCTGGCGAAACCGCCCTTTGTTGCTGATCCTTTCTGTGGTGGCCGGTTTGATGTTGACGCTGGCGCCGTCGCCGATTCAAGCCTATGTGCGCTTCCCTGATTTACCCGATACCTACATCAACGATCTAGTGAAGGTGTTAGAGGATCCCCAGCGGGAACAGGTTCGCTCCGAACTTCAAGCATTTCATCAACGCACGAATCAGCAAGTCCTGCTGGTAACGATTCCTTCCTATCGCGACTACAGCAACCAACACCCGAGTTTTGAAGCCTTTGCCACGGATTTATTTAACCATCGGGGCGTGGGTAGCCATTGGCGCAATGATGGCGTGATGATGTTGGTTGCCCCTGGCGATCGCAAGGTGCGGATTGAATTGGGCAGTGCCTATGGCAGTGGTTGGAACCCACGCATGCAAACCGTGATTGATCGCTATATGCTGCCGGACTTTCGCCGGGGCCAGATGGCGCAGGGCATCATGAATGGGGTGCGTGCTCTGCTCAATGAACTGGGGACCAATCAGTTGACCACCTCCAGTAGCTCTGTCCCCTCAACTTACACCAGCACTGCCGGGGGGAACATTATTACGGGCATCTTTATCATTGTTGGTCTGATCATTCTTATTCCTTCCAGCATCATTTCTGCGATCGTCAAGTTTATTTTCAATTTCTTTTTTGGCAACTGGCCGCAGCCTCAGGATCGCTCTCGCCCCTCCTACGACGATGATGACGATCGCTACCACAGTTACTCCAGCTATGACGACAGTTACTCGAGCCGCAGTGATGATGAGGGTGGGCATTCCTCAGGTGGGGGGGCTTCGGGCAGTTGGTAA
- the aat gene encoding leucyl/phenylalanyl-tRNA--protein transferase, which translates to MEISEAEWVRDTFIDDGYAEGYFLMGEGDHLEWYTSRQRALIPLDERFRYPKSLQRVLNQNRFQVAINRDFAAVVEGCADRPSTWITPRLKEVYHLLYATGWAVSFETWQGDELAGGILGIVIGGAFIGESMFYRIPDGSKVAMVKLVEYLRRRGFLLFDAQLQNPHLERFGAYVVSDREYRQLLAQAIRQPCQFL; encoded by the coding sequence ATGGAGATTTCTGAGGCCGAGTGGGTACGCGATACCTTTATTGATGATGGCTATGCCGAAGGCTACTTTCTCATGGGGGAAGGCGATCACCTAGAGTGGTACACCAGCCGCCAGCGGGCATTGATTCCCCTCGATGAGCGGTTTCGCTATCCGAAGTCTTTGCAGCGGGTGCTCAATCAAAATCGCTTTCAAGTAGCGATTAACCGGGACTTTGCTGCTGTGGTTGAGGGGTGTGCCGATCGCCCGAGTACATGGATAACACCCCGTCTCAAGGAGGTGTACCATCTGCTTTACGCCACGGGTTGGGCAGTAAGTTTTGAAACGTGGCAGGGGGATGAACTGGCAGGGGGCATTCTCGGTATTGTGATTGGCGGCGCATTTATTGGTGAGTCCATGTTCTATCGCATCCCCGACGGCTCGAAAGTGGCGATGGTGAAACTGGTGGAGTATCTGCGGCGTCGCGGCTTTCTGCTGTTTGATGCCCAACTGCAAAATCCCCATCTTGAGCGCTTTGGGGCATATGTTGTCAGCGATCGCGAGTATCGGCAGTTATTGGCACAGGCAATTCGTCAACCCTGTCAATTTCTCTAA
- a CDS encoding pentapeptide repeat-containing protein, whose product MLLSSSAVTTTISRYWRWCVALLLAILWILLTPTGAIAEDYTKEALINMDFSGRDLRGSEFTKANLFHSNLSHTNLQGVSFFGANMETANLEGADLRYATLDTARLTKANLTNAILEGAFAFNTNFDDAIITGADFTDVELREDAQRKLCKVASGTNPVTGRKTWETLHCEDFAT is encoded by the coding sequence ATGCTACTCTCATCCTCAGCTGTCACGACAACCATTAGCCGTTACTGGCGCTGGTGTGTAGCATTGCTATTGGCCATCCTGTGGATTCTGCTCACCCCTACGGGGGCGATCGCCGAAGATTACACGAAAGAAGCCCTGATCAATATGGATTTTTCCGGGCGGGATCTGCGGGGGTCGGAATTCACAAAAGCCAACCTCTTCCACAGTAACCTCAGCCACACCAATCTTCAGGGGGTAAGCTTCTTTGGTGCCAACATGGAAACGGCTAACCTTGAAGGTGCCGATTTACGCTACGCCACATTGGACACCGCACGGCTGACCAAGGCCAATCTCACCAATGCCATCCTTGAAGGTGCCTTTGCTTTTAATACCAACTTTGACGATGCCATTATCACCGGTGCTGACTTTACCGATGTGGAACTGCGGGAAGACGCCCAACGCAAGCTCTGCAAGGTTGCCAGTGGCACTAATCCCGTGACGGGGCGCAAAACATGGGAAACGCTCCACTGTGAAGACTTTGCCACTTAA